In Mytilus trossulus isolate FHL-02 chromosome 14, PNRI_Mtr1.1.1.hap1, whole genome shotgun sequence, a genomic segment contains:
- the LOC134697402 gene encoding uncharacterized protein LOC134697402: MSNNGSRSDEWDNLKQFENAFQRVRSDLSKHSNEIKRLEEDKSRLSILYENEKENSRRTTNALEAEVKQLLNEQNIQVEELKRTELKLVEAQKERNKYHESNEKLRNYNSELETRNTSLELKHKEQLRKSESELRQLEKDRKELQQKVKEVEKKKKRFNFEISRIFGLKPGV, encoded by the exons ATGAGCAATAATGGTAGCAGAAGTGATGA aTGGGACAACTTGAAGCAATTTGAGAATGCATTTCAACGAGTACGAAGTGACCTCAGCAAACattcaaatgaaatcaaaagacTCGAGGAAGACAAAAGCCGTTTATCAATATT atatgaaaatgaaaaagaaaacagtagaAGGACAACAAATGCATTAGAGGCAGAAGTAAAACAACTActcaatgaacaaaatattcagGTTGAAGAATTGAAAAGAACAGAGCTAAAATTAGTTGAGGctcaaaaagaaagaaacaaatatcatgaaag caATGAAAAACTGCGCAACTATAACAGTGAATTAGAAACACGTAACACATCACTTGAATTAAAGCATAAGGAACAGCTGCGGAAAAGTGAAAGTGAGCTCAGACAGCTAGAAAAGGATCGAAAAGAGTTACAGCAAAAAGTCAAAGaagttgaaaagaaaaaaaagagatttaaCTTTGAAATTTCAAGAATATTTGGACTCAAACCAGGCGTATAA